One genomic segment of Cydia splendana chromosome 5, ilCydSple1.2, whole genome shotgun sequence includes these proteins:
- the LOC134790823 gene encoding uncharacterized protein LOC134790823 yields MVTCKLDNEVSGEFLGWELPTWTALLLHRVLPSCAGLVVYLTLICFDIALVCEHFLSNDHGIGIFLIILMVLPALLSLVFTLASPPPGLQTEDSAISIEIEKNDLQWIFMQIGNFLLFPIAAIGRYCHQVFWWVEAVCAARDEDDERTRNAIQIAKAPSPMELYLFLQAFIHSAPHIIVNVLDLMNRYSDPKFEKFSLVWVSVVMSSFRMASTATVYRRFEREKLCGRHYPWKTYSEELENSANEKTELVNKVEEQKQETEEENIYETLSPLHRTSVISQRSNHSRSKGTSDMIQFSPRSNITEPFFDDEGCCTDSSSEYLPPIPVSQVSRRTSSLNSEDEYTRPISIIERVAPRRRDTQYTIQEVCVTPPPAMPAPRPGTLSIWAEKLVENAEAIPTWLSAPPRRRHVEEIKDEPDVPRHVPGPLIMRGLEPQDASAALVHFLGWHMFFISRVLSMAAFINFFPFAAIIVLFSHYQIILLLLIVPQASTVRRGFYIFLAFIYLFCLMEFKIRFRHVRVWHVFWIIVCTIEIVVFTGLWAGINNKLNDWWREFIVKIIFGSMLLSFMCFLVYFVLLKPRETVVYVKNKSNVEP; encoded by the exons ATGGTAACATGCAAGTTGGACAACGAGGTATCGGGTGAATTCTTGGGTTGGGAGTTGCCGACATGGACAGCACTTCTCTTGCATCGAGTCTTGCCTTCTTGTGCAGGTCTTGTCGTCTACCTCACACTGATCTGCTTCGATATTGCTTTAGTATGTGAACATTTTCTGAGCAATGATCATGG catCGGGATTTTCCTGATTATTTTAATGGTGTTACCTGCCTTGTTAAGCTTGGTGTTTACATTAGCGTCACCACCTCCAGGACTACAGACTGAAGACTCGGCTATTTCTATTGAGATAGAGAAAAACGATTTACAATGGATATTTATGCAGATTGGAAACTTTTTGTTATTTCCGATTGCGGCAATTGGCAG ATACTGCCACCAAGTGTTCTGGTGGGTGGAAGCCGTCTGTGCAGCTCGAGACGAAGACGACGAACGTACCCGAAACGCCATACAAATAGCCAAGGCCCCTTCCCCGATGGAGCTCTATTTGTTCCTTCAGGCATTTATTCATTCAGCTCCACATATAATTGTGAACGTTTTGGACCTGATGAACCGTTATTCAGATCCTAAATTCGAAAAAT tctCCTTAGTATGGGTGAGTGTAGTGATGTCTTCATTCCGGATGGCTAGCACGGCCACGGTATATAGAAGATTTGAACGCGAAAAACTTTGTGGTCGTCATTATCCATGGAAGACTTATTCGGAAGAACTGGAAAACTCAGCAAATGAAAAAACCGAATTAGTAAACAAAGTTGAAGAACAGAAACAAGAAACGGAAGAGGAAAATATTTACGAAACATTATCGCCACTTCATCGAACGTCTGTAATATCACAAAGGTCGAACCACAGTAGAAGTAAGGGTACGAGTGATATGATTCAGTTCTCGCCGCGCTCTAATATAACTGAACCGTTTTTCGATGATGAGGGATGTTGTACCGATTCAAGTTCCGAATATTTACCACCAATACCTGTGAGCCAAGTATCGCGTAGAACTTCTTCATTAAATAGCGAGGATGAGTATACGAGGCCGATATCTATAATTGAGAGAGTCGCACCTCGTCGGCGAGACACACAGTACACTATACAAGAAGTATGCGTAACTCCGCCACCGGCTATGCCTGCTCCTAGACCAGGCACTCTCTCGATATGGGCCGAGAAGTTAGTAGAGAATGCGGAAGCTATACCAACCTGGTTGTCAGCGCCTCCTCGGCGGAGACATGTCGAAGAGATTAAAGACGAGCCCGACGTCCCACGCCATGTTCCCGGCCCCCTCATCATGCGGGGTCTCGAACCTCAAGACGCGTCGGCTGCACTAGTCCATTTCCTAGGCTGGCACATGTTCTTTATCTCCCGTGTGCTCTCTATGGCAGCTTTTATTAACTTTTTTCCTTTTGCTGCGATCATAGTTCTTTTCTCGCACTACCAAATAATTTTACTTCTTTTAATAGTCCCTCAAGCTAGTACAGTGAGAAGGGGGTTTTACATATTTctagcatttatttatttattttgtttaatggAATTTAAAATTCGCTTCCGTCACGTGCGGGTATGGCACGTGTTTTGGATCATAGTGTGTACTATAGAAATTGTTGTATTCACGGGTCTGTGGGCCGGCataaacaataaattaaatgattggTGGCGTGAATTTATAGTAAAGATAATATTCGGTAGCATGCTGCTCAGCTTCATGTGTTTTCTCGTATATTTTGTATTATTGAAACCTAGAGAAACTGTTgtgtatgtaaaaaataagagTAACGTGGAACCTTAA
- the LOC134790835 gene encoding cyclin-Y-like protein 1 yields MGNQNSCCCYRSPSPIRKDVVKLEDYLPEGEVSSNNIQHISEREPDDGDIDPSQDPIAKTIFMERSKASIENGITRKRSQHQIADNKLKKSSSCSTIYLDDSTVSQPNLKNTVKCVALAIYYHIKNRTSERRHDIFDERLHPLSKEGVSDDYDKYNPEHKQIYKFVRTLFNAAQLTAECAIITLVYLERLLICAELDIAPSNWKRIVLGAILLASKVWDDQAVWNVDYCQILKDITVEDMNELERQFLEMLQFNINVPSSVYAKYYFDLRTLAEANDLAFPSEPLSKERAQKLEAMSRVMEDKISAEIAKNGIKKWSSLDNVNSGAGVRRSVAILS; encoded by the coding sequence ATGGGTAACCAAAATAGTTGCTGTTGTTACCGGAGCCCTTCGCCGATCCGGAAGGATGTCGTGAAGCTGGAGGACTACCTGCCGGAAGGGGAAGTCAGTTCTAATAACATCCAGCACATCAGCGAGCGCGAGCCGGATGACGGCGATATCGACCCTTCGCAAGATCCTATAGCCAAAACCATCTTCATGGAAAGGTCTAAGGCGTCTATAGAGAACGGCATCACCAGAAAGCGCAGCCAGCACCAGATTGCAGACAACAAACTCAAAAAAAGTAGTTCTTGCTCTACTATCTATTTAGATGATAGTACTGTGTCACAACCTAATTTGAAGAATACTGTGAAGTGTGTAGCCTTGGCCATCTATTACCATATCAAGAATCGAACATCTGAACGTAGACACGACATTTTTGATGAGAGACTACACCCACTCAGCAAGGAAGGGGTGAGTGATGACTATGATAAATATAATCCTGAGCACAAACAGATATATAAGTTTGTAAGAACCTTATTTAATGCTGCACAACTAACAGCAGAATGCGCCATCATCACACTGGTCTACTTGGAGCGCCTCCTCATCTGTGCTGAATTAGATATTGCACCATCTAATTGGAAAAGAATAGTTTTAGGAGCCATATTGTTGGCCAGTAAGGTGTGGGATGACCAGGCTGTCTGGAATGTAGATTACTGCCAAATTCTAAAAGACATAACTGTAGAAGATATGAATGAGTTGGAGAGGCAGTTTTTAGAAATGCTACAGTTCAATATCAATGTTCCATCTAGTGTGTATGCTAAATACTATTTTGATCTGCGCACACTTGCCGAGGCGAATGACCTGGCTTTTCCCAGTGAACCACTGAGTAAGGAGAGAGCGCAGAAATTAGAAGCCATGTCACGAGTCATGGAAGATAAAATATCTGCCGAAATTGCCAAAAATGGCATAAAGAAATGGTCAAGCTTAGACAATGTCAATTCAGGTGCTGGTGTGAGGAGAAGTGTGGCCATATTGTCTTAA
- the LOC134790836 gene encoding uncharacterized protein LOC134790836: MYKNILSRSLLGKSASMFKGSVESVRQLNCGICLRNPRQTPKPNNQASPAIASKYQVITDSNATVIENTAEELYKEENKYPIFSDEFDGVNLERGKNGVFEIEDLVSLLQRENSKDIFVATVPQSINYVDYICVVSARSKRHILALAEFVRKVYKKKCYKSDSIPRIEGKDSEEWMALDLGNIALHIFSEKARKVYDLDSLWAVGPEYDEQMNKKHDVADIFQNYSEYLKDLKPLA; this comes from the exons atgtataaaaatattttatcacgGTCATTACTTGGTAAATCCGCTAGTATGTTCAAAGGTTCTGTTGAAAGCGTTAGGCAACTTAACTGCGGGATTTGTTTAAGAAATCCTAGGCAAACACCGAAGCCAAACAACCAAGCCTCTCCAGCAATAGCTAGCAAATACCAGGTCATTACAGATAGCAATGCGACTGTGATAGAAAATACAGCAGAAGAGTTATATAAGGAGGAAAACAAATACCCTATTTTTAGTGACGAATTCGATGGTGTTAACCTGGAAA GAGGAAAAAATGGCGTTTTTGAAATAGAAGATTTAGTATCATTACTCCAAAGAGAAAACTCAAAAGACATATTTGTAGCAACTGTACCCCAGAGTATAAACTATGTTGATTACATCTGTGTTGTTAGTGCCCGTAGTAAAAGACACATTTTGGCACTGGCAGAGTTTGTCAGAAAAGTTTACAAGAAGAAATGTTACAAGTCTGACTCAATACCAAGGATTGAAGGCAAAGATTCTGAGGAATGGATGGCGTTagatttag GCAATATTGCACTGCACATATTCTCCGAGAAAGCAAGAAAAGTCTATGATCTTGACTCTTTGTGGGCTGTAGGGCCAGAATATGATGAACAAATGAATAAGAAACATGATGTTGCAGATATTTTCCAGAATTATAGTGAATATCTGAAAGACCTCAAGCCACTAGCATAG